The segment AACGGCTGGACTTATCGCTCGCATTCTGCCAGTAGTAGAAACTCGTGCCGTATTTTTTCTGGAGAATTTCCGTACCGACGTTTCCCTGTATCTTGTAGGTGTCGTTATGCTTTTGAATAATTTCTTCGAGTTGGGTGCCGATTAAGTTCGTGTCCGGGTGGATAATCATTTCCCCTTTTTCATCGACAATATAGAAATACCCGGAATTGCCGATGCGGGTTGAGTTAATAGCCTTACTGATATCTTTGATATTGATCAATGATAGGAAATCATAGAAGTATGCGGATGGAGAAATAATCCAATCCCACGGGGCGAAATAACTTGAGAAAGCGATTTTATGGCTGGTGCTCTTTTCACCGGGATTTGCCCAATCATACTCTATTACCCCGATTTTTTGGGATAGCTGGGTTTTTACAAACTCCAAGTCGCTGAAATCTTTTCCGATATTCTCAGCATACGGGTGATACTGCATGACGCCTTTCGAGTTTAATACATAGGTGTATCCGCTGTTCCCGATTTTTTTCGATAAAATGGCGCCTGCCGCTAAACTCTTCGCGGTGGTCTCGTTGAAAGTGCCTTTCAAATACTGTTTATAAAAATATTCTGCGATGGAATAATCTTCTTCAGCTAAGCCGCGAAGATAATTCTCCACAGACGAATAAGCAATATTCTCTATTAATTTCCCGGATATCTGAGTGAGTTGGTGAAGGTTTTTCATGGAGGAGTTCATAAAAACATCTCGTCCCAGAAAATAATTTGTCAATCCGATGCTGCCGACTCCCAGGAGGACGGCAATCGAGAATATGACGGTAATTTTCGTGCGTATCTTCATATTTGAAAACATTTCCCACCTCTTACCGAATGATTGTTATTATTATAATTAGCATTATATAAAACTACAATTTTCTGAAAACAATAATCATTAATTATTACACTATTCATCGCCGCCGTCCTCGCCGGACAACGTCATACCGTAACCTTCGAGCTTACGGAGAAGCGTCTTTCTGCCGATACCCAGAACCCTCGCCGCATGCGATTTATTCCCGTTCACCGAATCGAGGGTGGCGATTATCGCCCGTCTCTCGACCTCGTCCAACGGTATCCCGACTTCCAGACGAAGTTCCTCCTGTCCGCTGAAATTCCGGATCGCGGCGGGCAGGTCGTCGGGAGTTATTTCCACTCCTTTACTCATGACTATCAGGTTTTCCACAAGGTTCTGCAGTTCGCGGATGTTTCCCTTCCATATATAGTTCTCCATCAGCTTGAGCGCTTTCAGGCTGATCTGAACCGCCTGCTTCCCATGTCTGCCGGAATAAAAATTGACGAAATGGTTGATTAGCAAAGGGATATCCTCTTTCCTTTCGCGGAGGGGCGGGATATGCAGGTTGATGACGTTGAGGCGGTAAAAAAGGTCCTCGCGGAAACGCCCCTGCTCCACCTCGTGGTGAAGGTCTTTATTGGTCGCGGTGATGACACGGATATCGACTTTCAGCGTCTCTTCGCCGCCGACCCGTTCGAACTCATGCTCCTGCAGGACACGTAAAAGCTTTACCTGCGTGGTCTGGGATATCTCGCCGATTTCGTCGAGGAATATCGTCCCGCCGTCGGCGAGTTCGAATCGCCCCCGTTTTCGCGCGGCCGCGCCTGTGAACGAGCCCTTCTCATGCCCGAACAGTTCGCTTTCCAGCAGGGTGTCGGTCAACGCCGCGCAATGCACCTTAATGAACGGGCCTTTACTGCGGCGGCTGTTATTGTGGATAGCGGATGCGACCAGCTCTTTCCCGGTGCCGCTCTCCCCGGTGATGAGGATAGTCGCGTCGGTAGGTGCGATCTGGCGAACCGTATCCAGTACGCGTTTTATTCCGGGGGAATTCCCGATAATACTGTCGAAACGGAAGCGTTCGTCGACCATCTTCTCCAGTTCGTCCTGGCGTTCATGCCGGCTGACTTCATCGATCGCGCGACGGAGCACCAGTATCAGTTTCTCCATCTCGGGGGGCTTCATAAAGAAATCGTACGCCCCGCGTTTCATGCACTCGACCGCTTCGTCAATACCCCCGTGCCCGGTGAGTACGATAATCGGGCTGTCCTGCTTGACGGCGAACGCCTTATTCAGGAAATCCATCCCGCTCATCTTGGGCATCTTCAGGTCGAGGATGACCGCGTCGGGAAGGAGGGTCTGGAATTTATTCAGTCCGTCCACGCCGTCCTCGGCCGCCTGTACGTCGAATCCCTCCATAGTCAGGTATTGACGCAGGGCTTCGCGGATATTTTTTTCGTCGTCTATCACAAGGACGGTGGGTTTGCTCATTATGACTCACCTCGGACTATTTGATACAATATTATAGAAAGGAACAATAAAAAATGCAACGGCATATCCGTTTTCCGGGAATAGTATCCCGGGAGCGCTAAAAAATAGCCGCTCCAGAAGCGCCCGGAACGGCTAGAAAGCACCCTACAATATATCCCCAGATTTTCCTGATGATTACGAAATTTTATCAGCTTATGATAGATGCAATTACCTGCATTGTCAATCGGAATCGGGTAGAACAAAAGGAGGTATTTTTCATACTAAAGTATGACTATAAAATGACGCGGTCTTTGAAGAACGCGAAGAATTCGCCGCGGTTTTTTACATCGAGCTTCTTGTAGATAGAGTTGATATACCCTTTTACCGTGCTTTCCGAGAGAAAGAGACGGGCGGCGATTTCCTGATTATTGCGGCCGTCAAGGATATTGAATATAATCTCGCGCTCGCGGTCGGTGATCCTAAAATCGGAAAGTTTCACGGAGTTTTCGTCGGTCTCCTGGAGTTTTATCAGTTCAGCGATGCTGTCGAAACGGGAATGGATTTGTTTGATTTCATCCAGAATCACCTTTTCGCGCTTACGCTTGATTTTTTCGGCTGAAAGTTCCTTGATGTAGCAGAAAACTCGGGAGTTTACAAATTCATCGGTAAAATGGGTCGAGTAATGAATCTCGGCTTCGATCACCATGGAATGGGTATTCTGGATACGGACGATTTCCTGAAAGGAGCCGCTCTTCTCGTTCTCAAGGATATCCCTCAGCTTTTCGATGGAGGGTATTTTATCCCGATCCTCGATAAAATCCAGGTATGCTTTACCGAGGACTTCATGTTCGTGCATCTGGAGTTTCTGGAGGAAATAAGTGTTTACATAGGTGATGATTAAATCGGTATTCAGAATCAGTACGCCGAACGGGGCTCCCGCGAACGTCTGGAGGAGGAGTTTCTGGGAGTTCAGGGATTCCTGCTCGGCGATAAAACGCAGGTTCATTTCCTCTTCCAGCTTAGACGTTTTCTGCTCGACGATCACTGAAAGGTTCTCATTGATCATATCGAGTGCGTTGGTCTTGATAATCAGATTGCGGTTCAGTTTGCCGTAGTCCACCGCGATTTTATAGAAGATGGATAATTCGAGCAGTATGAATCCGTAAGGGGTAAGCCAGCAGTACGGAAGGCGGTTGGTAACCAGCATAATGCTGTCGTACATGACGAAAAAGTAGATGGAGAACCCCGAGACCATCACTAAAAACGATGCCGTCTTTCTGATAATCGACAGGATCATTACCAGCACAGTGAACAGCGCGGTCGGGAAAATAACGGCGTACATGCCGATATAAAAGAACGTTCGGATATCCTGTTTCGTCGTCTGCACCGCGATGAGCGCCGAGAAGACGACCGGGATGAATAATAAAGCCGGCATCAGCCATTTTTTACCGTTGAATACTTTCAGCTCTTCGGTGAGGTAGAGCGCGAAAAACGGTACCCCGAAAAGCATCCCGCTCCGGGAGAAAATTTCATTCAGCACTTCGTTATTATAGTTGAAGGTGAGCAGTATCGTGAGATAGGAAAAGGCGAAACTGACGGTAAGCCCGGTATAATAGACCAGTCGTTTCTCCGTCCGGCCGGATAGAAAAAAGATCAGCATCGAGTATATCCCGAACATGATCGCGAGGAGCACCGACGCGTTAATCAGGTTCACGTTAAACAGATTCCGCAGGAACACGTCCAGATACGCGGTCCGGTAGGTC is part of the Brevinematales bacterium genome and harbors:
- a CDS encoding sigma-54-dependent Fis family transcriptional regulator yields the protein MSKPTVLVIDDEKNIREALRQYLTMEGFDVQAAEDGVDGLNKFQTLLPDAVILDLKMPKMSGMDFLNKAFAVKQDSPIIVLTGHGGIDEAVECMKRGAYDFFMKPPEMEKLILVLRRAIDEVSRHERQDELEKMVDERFRFDSIIGNSPGIKRVLDTVRQIAPTDATILITGESGTGKELVASAIHNNSRRSKGPFIKVHCAALTDTLLESELFGHEKGSFTGAAARKRGRFELADGGTIFLDEIGEISQTTQVKLLRVLQEHEFERVGGEETLKVDIRVITATNKDLHHEVEQGRFREDLFYRLNVINLHIPPLRERKEDIPLLINHFVNFYSGRHGKQAVQISLKALKLMENYIWKGNIRELQNLVENLIVMSKGVEITPDDLPAAIRNFSGQEELRLEVGIPLDEVERRAIIATLDSVNGNKSHAARVLGIGRKTLLRKLEGYGMTLSGEDGGDE
- a CDS encoding PAS domain-containing protein, translating into MRIIAILLMLLPFGTLFSHPFIQYQGNSIPLEFSICEMDSNSITDTPEDELVSRKDLGFQDYHGDALPKTFAKSVYIFRTEFLLSRKDTNDVPMLYIGPMDYPYHIYLNGELIFMMGNTSPVYTSTIFRSFAVQLPCTVASAPYQTNTLSVIVFPQYERMQLGDIILTTYRTAYLDVFLRNLFNVNLINASVLLAIMFGIYSMLIFFLSGRTEKRLVYYTGLTVSFAFSYLTILLTFNYNNEVLNEIFSRSGMLFGVPFFALYLTEELKVFNGKKWLMPALLFIPVVFSALIAVQTTKQDIRTFFYIGMYAVIFPTALFTVLVMILSIIRKTASFLVMVSGFSIYFFVMYDSIMLVTNRLPYCWLTPYGFILLELSIFYKIAVDYGKLNRNLIIKTNALDMINENLSVIVEQKTSKLEEEMNLRFIAEQESLNSQKLLLQTFAGAPFGVLILNTDLIITYVNTYFLQKLQMHEHEVLGKAYLDFIEDRDKIPSIEKLRDILENEKSGSFQEIVRIQNTHSMVIEAEIHYSTHFTDEFVNSRVFCYIKELSAEKIKRKREKVILDEIKQIHSRFDSIAELIKLQETDENSVKLSDFRITDREREIIFNILDGRNNQEIAARLFLSESTVKGYINSIYKKLDVKNRGEFFAFFKDRVIL